In Amia ocellicauda isolate fAmiCal2 chromosome 7, fAmiCal2.hap1, whole genome shotgun sequence, one genomic interval encodes:
- the LOC136753450 gene encoding glutathione hydrolase-like YwrD proenzyme — MSSELSFSSRRSPVVCLNGCVASSQPLASSIGLDVLKKGGNAADAAVAVAAALAVTEPCSTGAGGDCFCLFYDSKTKQVHGLNGSGRSSRDLTLAAIHRLGFSESEPIPPFHALNVTVPGTVAGWCDTVEQFGSKKLSLRDILQPAIDLAEGGFPVADITAYHWAKGAAALENSGMKLGGNFLIKNRPPKHGEVFTNVALGQTLKEIAQHGKRGFYEGRIAEAIVDIVLDNSGILCLEDLRSHGSARVTPIYTDYKGVRLWEIPPNGQGIAALIALNILENFSVKEMGHNSADYLHVLAEALKLSFSDTFRYCADPEKVKVPVEALLSREYCQQRSELIDMQKAIQHCKHGMSAGGDTVYFSVVDKEGNACSFINSNYRGFGTGLVPEGCGFTLQNRGAGFSLDPDHGNCVAPGKRPYHTIIPALVTDIETGGLLCSFGVMGAFMQPQGHVQVLLNMMEFGMNPQEALDAPRICVQYNPPGTWQVLVEEGVGQHVVGDLQSRGHQVLWPLSGHARSEFGRGQVIAEGNCWERPCEETNRAHRVLWAGSDPRADGCAVGY; from the exons ATGTTTTGAAGAAGGGCGGTAACGCTGCCGACGCGGCGGTGGCGGTGGCGGCTGCTCTGGCCGTGACGGAGCCCTGCAGCACCGGGGCCGGGGGGGACTGTTTCTGCCTGTTCTATGACTCCAAAACCAAACAGGTGCACGGCCTGAACGGCAG TGGCCGATCCTCTCGCGACCTGACCCTGGCTGCGATTCACAGACTGGGATTTAGCGAGTCAGAACCCATCCCACCCTTCCACGCCCTGAACGTCACAGTGCCTGGCACGGTGGCAGGCTGGTGTGACACCGTTGAACAGTTCGGCAGCAAGAAG CTCTCCCTGCGTGACATTCTGCAGCCTGCCATCGACCTGGCCGAGGGGGGTTTCCCTGTCGCTGACATCACGGCTTATCACTGGGCCAAAGGGGCAGCGGCCTTGGAAAATTCGGGAATGAAGCTTGGGGGGAATTTCCTGATAAAGAACCGGCCGCCAAAACATGGGGAGGTGTTCACAAATGTGGCTTTGGGTCAGACGCTCAAG GAGATCGCTCAGCATGGGAAGCGAGGGTTTTACGAAGGGAGGATAGCGGAGGCTATCGTGGATATTGTCCTTGATAACAGCGGAATCTTGTGTCTGGAGGATCTCAGGAGCCACGGCAGTGCCAGGGTTACACCTATTTACACAGATTACAAA GGTGTGAGACTCTGGGAAATCCCTCCGAATGGCCAAGGAATAGCGGCCCTGATTGCTCTGAATATATTAGAAAACTTCTCAGTCAAAG AGATGGGCCACAACAGCGCTGACTACCTCCACGTCTTGGCAGAGGCTCTAAAGCTCAGTTTTTCGGACACGTTCCGCTATTGCGCCGACCCTGAGAAGGTGAAGGTGCCGGTGGAAGCCCTTTTGTCAAGGGAGTACTGCCAGCAGCGTTCAGAGCTTATCGACATGCAGAA AGCAATTCAACACTGCAAGCATGGGATGTCAGCTGGAGGAGACACTGTCTACTTCTCTGTGGTAGACAAGGAGGGGAATGCCTGCTCATTCATTAACAGTAATTACAGAGGCTTTGGAACCGGCCTGGTGCCAGAGGGCTGTGGATTTACTCTCCAA AACAGGGGGGCCGGATTCTCTCTGGACCCTGACCATGGAAACTGTGTAGCTCCAGGGAAGCGGCCCTACCACACCATAATCCCGGCCCTAGTGACTGACATCGAGACAGGGGGGCTGCTGTGCTCGTTCGGGGTCATGGGGGCCTTTATGCAGCCGCAGGGCCACGTGCAG GTCTTGCTCAATATGATGGAATTTGGAATGAATCCACAGGAAGCCCTAGACGCACCTCGCATTTGTGTTCAGTACAACCCACCTG GGACATGGCAGGTGTTGGTGGAGGAGGGCGTGGGGCAGCACGTGGTGGGGGACTTGCAGAGCCGGGGGCACCAAGTGCTGTGGCCCCTGTCCGGTCACGCCAGGTCAGAGTTCGGCCGTGGGCAGGTCATCGCTGAAGGCAACTGCTGGGAGCGGCCATGTGAAGAGACTAACCGCGCACACAGGGTGCTGTGGGCCGGCTCAGACCCCAGGGCTGATGGCTGTGCTGTGGGGTATTAG
- the tm4sf18 gene encoding transmembrane 4 L6 family member 1, with protein sequence MCSRSCARCLGYTLIPLALCCIVANILLFFPNGELTYSEYLSKYVWYFEGIVGGGILMFLPAAVFISMGDCCGCCGYERCGESCAMLGSILAALIGLAGSAYCFIVSVLGLMQGPLCKNAQSWDYHLNNGGEYLLDPSTWNDKCLEPHNVVLWNVVLFSMLLGLSAIEAFICALQVINGLVGAICGPCCSSQEYAMNKA encoded by the exons ATGTGCTCCCGCAGTTGTGCCAGGTGTCTTGGTTATACCTTGATACCTTTGGCGCTCTGCTGTATAGTTGctaatattttactttttttcccaAATGGAGAGTTGACATACTCTGAATATTTGTCAAAGTATGTCTGGTACTTTGAAGGGATAGTTGGAGGAGGAATACTG ATGTTCTTGCCAGCTGCTGTGTTCATCTCTATGGGGGactgctgtgggtgctgtggcTATGAGCGATGTGGAGAGAGCTGCGCG ATGCTGGGATCAATTCTAGCGGCTTTGATTGGACTGGCTGGATCTGCATACTGCTTCATTGTTTCTGTGCTGGGCCTAATGCAAGGGCCATTGTGCAAAAATGCACAAAGCTGGGATTACCATTTAAATAATGGTGGAGA GTATTTATTAGACCCTTCCACCTGGAACGACAAATGCCTGGAGCCCCATAACGTGGTCCTGTGGAACGTGGTGCTGTTCAGCATGCTACTGGGGCTCAGCGCTATCGAGGCCTTCATCTGTGCCCTGCAGGTCATCAACGGGCTGGTGGGGGCAATCTGCGGGCCGTGCTGCAGCAGCCAGGAGTATGCCATGAACAAGGCCTGA
- the cp gene encoding ceruloplasmin: protein MNNFQNLLFFLFYLAAAVSGAPRQYFIGIKEVQWDYAPSKMNLVLNKSLTDDKHAATFLQRGEMRIGSVYKKAVYYQYTDGSFTQELEKEKWLGYLGPVIAAEEGDTITIHLKNMASRPYTIHSHGMKYTKANEGAFYPDGTQKEEKDDDHVYPSKNYTYVWELSGSHAPTEDDTPCLTRIYHSHIDAPKDVSSGLIGPLIICKKGTLDVFGDKAASYLYALMFTVSDENLSWYLDDNIKTYCSAPKKVDKEDEEFQESNKMHAINGYVYGNLPGLMMCVGDKVAWHLFGMGNEVDIHSAYFHGQILTDRKHHVDTISLFPATFVNVEMISVNPGKWLLGCQVNDHEEAGMQAFFEVKNCFPNVHWPRPRGEVREYYIAAEEVIWDYGPTQINQFSGEALISDRDSEPFFETGAHRIGGKYKKAVYVEYTDKTFTKRKERTAEEEHLGILGPVMRSEVGDIIRVTFWNNASRPYSMQPHGLHYTKANEGAFYFGGQMPPSAASHVLPGSNFTYEWIVPPEGGPTADDPDCITRLYFSATDAVKDTSSGLVGPLLVCRQQTLKAGKQKNVAKEFHLLVTVFDENLSWYLNENIQMFARAPRTVDKEDVDKEDEDFEESNKMHSINGYMYGNLQGLKMCKGDKVSWHLSGLGSEADIHGIYFKGNTFTTKGTRRDVVNLFPHVSQTVIMEPDAMGEMEVVCRTTDHFRGGMKAKYTVEKCHWWDSNTKLLTFTDKKYYIAAVEVEWDYSPNRTWEDERHKFHEESPGNVFIEKGERFIGSKYKKVVYREFTDESFTTPKQRAEEEEHLGILGPMIRAEVGNKLKIVFKNLAGRPYSIHAHGVKTESPDIVETAPGETQTYTWFIPKNGGPGEGEEECSIGAYFSTVDAIKDLYSGLIGPIVICKKNLLKKIGLRKEIEEFALLFLVFDENESWYLDENIKTYVKNVICKDDEEFIESNKMHGINGLIFGNLEGLTMYVGDKVYWYLMGMGNEVDMHSAHFHGHSFDYKLSGAHRADVFDLFPATFQTVEMKAEYPGTWLIHCHVTDHIHAGMETTYTVLEKEKSKGPLSAVKDFFKEHFKG, encoded by the exons ATGAACAACTTTCAAAatctcctctttttcttattttatcttGCGGCCGCGGTCTCCGGAGCACCGAGGCAATATTTCATTGGCATCAAAGAGGTGCAGTGGGACTATGCTCCCAGCAAAATGAATTTAGTTTTGAACAAATCCCTGACGGATGACAA GCACGCTGCTACCTTCCTCCAGCGAGGAGAGATGCGCATAGGAAGTGTGTACAAGAAGGCAGTGTACTACCAGTACACAGACGGCTCCTTCACACAGGAATTGGAAAAGGAAAAGTGGCTGGGCTACCTGGGGCCTGTCATCGCTGCGGAAGAGGGAGACACTATTACTATTCACCTGAAGAACATGGCTTCCAGGCCTTATACCATCCACTCCCATGGCATGAAGTACACAAAGGCCAATGAAG GTGCGTTTTACCCAGATGGTACGCAGAAGGAGGAGAAAGATGATGACCATGTCTATCCTAGCAAAAACTACACCTACGTGTGGGAGCTCTCTGGATCCCACGCCCCCACCGAGGATGACACACCCTGCCTGACGCGGATCTACCACTCACACATAGACGCACCAAAGGATGTGTCCTCTGGACTCATCGGCCCCCTCATCATCTGCAAGAAAG GCACACTCGATGTGTTCGGCGACAAAGCTGCCAGCTACCTCTACGCACTGATGTTCACAGTTTCTGATGAAAACCTGAGCTGGTACCTGGACGACAACATCAAGACCTACTGCAGTGCCCCTAAGAAAGTAGACAAAGAAGATGAAGAGTTTCAGGAGAGCAACAAAATGCACG CGATCAATGGTTACGTATATGGGAATTTGCCGGGGCTGATGATGTGTGTGGGAGACAAGGTGGCCTGGCACCTGTTCGGGATGGGGAATGAGGTGGACATCCACTCTGCCTATTTCCACGGGCAGATCCTGACGGACAGGAAGCACCACGTGGACACCATAAGCCTCTTCCCGGCGACCTTTGTCAATGTCGAGATGATTTCCGTGAACCCTGGGAAATGGCTGCTGGGCTGCCAGGTCAACGACCACGAGGAAG CTGGGATGCAGGCATTTTTTGAAGTGAAGAACTGTTTCCCCAATGTTCACTGGCCCAGGCCTCGGGGTGAAGTCCGGGAATACTACATCGCTGCTGAAGAAGTCATCTGGGATTATGGGCCGACACAGATCAACCAGTTCTCAGGGGAAGCCTTAATATCTGACAG GGATTCAGAGCCATTTTTTGAAACTGGTGCCCACAGAATTGGAGGGAAATACAAGAAGGCCGTTTACGTCGAGTACACAGACAAAACCTTCACCAAACGCAAGGAGAGGACAGCTGAGGAAGAGCACTTAGGAATTCTGG GTCCTGTAATGAGGTCAGAGGTCGGAGATATCATCCGGGTGACTTTTTGGAACAACGCGTCCCGTCCTTACAGCATGCAGCCACACGGGCTGCATTACACCAAAGCCAACGAGGGAGCTTTCTACTTCGGAG GGCAAATGCCCCCATCTGCTGCCTCCCACGTGCTGCCCGGCTCCAACTTCACCTACGAGTGGATTGTTCCCCCAGAGGGTGGGCCCACTGCTGATGACCCCGACTGCATCACTCGCCTGTACTTCTCTGCAACTGATGCGGTGAAAGACACCAGCTCTGGACTGGTCGGGCCCCTGCTGGTGTGTAGGCAACAGACCCTGAAAGCTGGGAAACAG AAAAATGTAGCAAAAGAATTCCATCTGCTGGTGACTGTTTTTGATGAGAACCTGAGTTGGTACCTGAACGAAAACATCCAGATGTTTGCAAGAGCTCCCAGAACTGTGGACAAGGAGGATGTGgacaaggaggatgaggactttGAGGAGTCCAACAAAATGCACT CCATCAATGGGTACATGTATGGGAATCTGCAGGGCCTGAAGATGTGTAAAGGAGACAAGGTGTCTTGGCACCTCTCAGGCCTTGGCTCGGAAGCAGACATCCATGGAATTTATTTCAAAGGCAACACCTTCACTACCAAGGGGACCCGGAGAGACGTGGTTAACCTCTTCCCACATGTGTCCCAGACCGTCATCATGGAGCCTGACGCCATGG GGGAGATGGAGGTCGTCTGCAGGACCACGGACCACTTCAGGGGCGGCATGAAGGCAAAGTATACCGTTGAGAAATGTCACTGGTGGGACTCCAACACGAAACTGCTCACcttcacagacaagaaatactACATCGCAGCCGTGGAGGTGGAATGGGACTACTCTCCCAACCGCACCTGGGAGGATGAGAGGCACAAATTTCATGAGGAAAG CCCTGGCAACGTCTTCATAGAGAAAGGGGAGCGGTTCATCGGCTCCAAGTACAAGAAGGTGGTTTATAGGGAGTTCACTGATGAGAGCTTCACTACACCCAAGCAGAGAGCAGAAGAGGAGGAACACCTGGGAATCCTTG GACCCATGATCCGCGCTGAAGTtggaaataaactaaaaatcgTTTTTAAAAACCTGGCGGGGAGGCCCTACTCTATTCATGCACATGGAGTGAAGACTGAAAGCCCTGACATTGTGGAAACCGCCCCAG GCGAGACCCAGACATACACTTGGTTTATTCCCAAGAATGGAGGCCCTGGGGAAGGTGAGGAAGAATGCTCTATTGGGGCCTACTTCTCCACAGTGGATGCTATCAAG GATTTATACAGCGGGTTGATTGGACCCATCGTCATCTGCAAGAAAAACTTGCTGAAGAAGATTGGGCTGAGGAAGGAAATAGAGGAGTTTGCCCTCCTGTTTCTGGTGTTTGATGAGAACGAATCCTGGTACCTGGACGAAAACATCAAAACCTATGTGAAGAATGTGATCTGCAAGGACGACGAGGAGTTCATTGAAAGCAATAAGATGCATG GTATCAACGGCCTGATATTCGGAAACCTGGAGGGGCTGACGATGTACGTGGGGGACAAGGTGTACTGGTACCTGATGGGCATGGGGAACGAGGTGGACATGCACTCGGCCCACTTCCATGGACACAGCTTCGACTACAAG CTGAGCGGGGCTCACCGCGCAGACGTGTTTGACCTCTTCCCGGCCACCTTCCAGACAGTGGAGATGAAGGCGGAGTACCCGGGTACCTGGCTGATCCACTGCCACGTCACCGACCACATCCACGCGGGCATGGAGACCACCTACACTGTGCTGGAGAAAGAGA AGTCAAAGGGCCCTCTGAGTGCAGTGAAGGACTTTTTCAAAGAGCACTTCAAAGGATAG